The genomic interval CGGGTTGCCCTTGATTGAATAAAATTAATGGGGCCGGGTAGGTGTCCTGCCTTTTCCGGCGGCCGTCCGTAGGCCCCCCCAAGACATACCACTAACCTATCAGGTAAAAGTCAATGGCTCAAGTTAAAGGCCAACGGTCCTAACATGGAAGAAATAGAGCGGGACATCAGGAAAATGTGGGGCGTGGCTTCACTCCCGGTATCATTGGGCCACACAGTGACAGGGTAGGCGTCCAACAACGGTTTATCGAATCGAGCCCCATGTGATTGAGTGGAGGCGAAGGGGGAACGGTGACGTTCTATTCCTTTTGGAAGGACAAACTATCCCTTTGGCAAGCGCAACTTGAATGCATGCGGTTGCCGAGTGTCAAAAAGAGAGCTTGAGGGTCCGTACTACCCTATGAGGCAGCGTTCTTGAGCGCCTTAGCCGCCTTGAAAGTAGGCACCCGCCGGGCCGGAATGTGAATAGGCTGACCCGTTTGAGGGTTGCGGCCCATCCTGGCGGCTCGATTAGAGATGCCGAAGGTTCCGAGGCCGGCGAGGGCGATTCTTCCCCCTCCACCCAAAGTGGTCTGGATGGAGTTGACGATGTAATCCACCGCTTGGCCTGCCTTCGCCTTGGTGATGCCGCACTCATTAGCGAGGAGACTGACGAGTTCCGCCTTGGTCATTTCCTTCTCCTTCGTTCCATGGAGAAGAGCGCTTAAAAATGACTCCCGTTGCACGCTGGCCGAGCGGACATGACTCCCTCTATGGTAACTCACAATTATAAGACGACACATGGAACCACTTGTCAAGCAAAAAATGCCGTCACGACGGGCTTTCCGCCCGACCTGCTCCTTCTGAGGGCCGAAGGGAGATTAGCTTAAGCTGAGGCGTTAGGGGCAACTTCATCGTAAATCCTAACTTGGCATGGGCAAGCTGGAAGGCCAGGACCGGGTTGATTTGACCTGGACGCCTACCTAAAGACTAAAGGTTAAACTATATATAACGTTCTGCTCATCGGCCCCCTGGGGACGGGCGTGCTCGCGCGATCCTTAGTGTAAGGCTACTCCTGCCTCGCCCACCACCAAGCTGGTTTCCGCTATCCCCATATAGTGTAGTTCCTATCGACTATATCTGAGCCAGTTGCTGTGGGCGGCCATTCCCGCTCTGTATCAATGAGTTCTTCCTTCAGGGTTTTATCGTCCTTAACAATCGCTATGTACAGGAATTTGCCTGTGGGGCTATGGCCCTTCGCCTCTTCGTAAGAAAAGGGTCCTAGCCTGTAAAGCTTGTCTCTGCTGTCACCGTAGCCCAGGATATATTTCACGCCTGCCTCTTTGGACCCCACCGGTGGTTTGCTGGGCAGCTGCAACGTAGCCGAACCGGTGGGGTGGTTGAAACGGACCACAAAAGATAGAAAAATTTCTGACACATTATGTTCGCTCATGTTGAATCCTTCCCCTACCCCTGCCGCGCCCACCATCAGGCGACCCTATTGAGGGTAGAGCCTCAAGGCGGGCCCTCCTCTCGATCCACCCAAAACTTTCCCATGGAGATGGAGCGCTTGATTGCTTCGCCCTTGTCTTTACAAACATGTGATTCTTGGTCCTTCACGACCTTCTCTAGTGTTTTTCCCGCTTCGTACTTCCAAGCTCTAAACCGGGCAATCCAGCCACCTCCATCAGGGTTTCTGACCGGCATAGCCTTGATAATATGGTTCCTGTATTTGATTTTATCTATATCCTCAGCCATTAAAAGCCCTCCTCCGTGCCCAGGCACGCTCTTTGCTACGCGCGTGCGCGCACGTTCTTTGATATAAGGTTGCGGCTGGGCAGAAACCTTCTTTGCCACGATGTGACCTGCCCCCATTCATTGTACCACCTTTAGAGTTAGAGTTTGGTGGTTTTTCGTCTCCCTATGAGCTGGTCTTGGCCACAGGTTCGATTATCCTAGGTAATCTTAACTATGGCCATCCGACCGAAAAGTTCATATTTCAACAGTTATTGCCCCTGAGGTCTAATCGAGTCAGTAGCAACTACATCGTAAATCCTAACTTTGCATGGGCAAACTGGAAGGCCAGGACCGGGTTGATTTGACATGGACGCCTACCTAAAGACTAAAAGGTTAAACTATATATAACGTTCTTCTTATCGGCCCGCCGGGGGCGGGCAAGAGCATGCTGGCAAAGCGCCTGCCGACGATCCTTCCGGCCATGAGCCTGGAAGAGGCGATCGAGGCTACAAAAGTCCATTCCGTAGCGGGCCTGACCCGGAGCAATGGCGCCCTCATCACGCGGTGGCCAAGCGTTTGCGCGCCGGGGCGTTTGAATTTGCGTCGCCCGGGGTCGTCTCCCTCCTTATCTGAGAGGCGAGGATTATCGAATCGAAGGCGTCCGGGCATATCATCAACGCCGCCTTGGGTAGTTGACAAGGCCCTATCTTAGATGGTAGAAGAAAGCCCCGATTGGGCCCGCCCTAGGGCGGGCCTTGCACTATTCGGGGGCCGCCGAGAGTGCAGCCGCCCCTCTTTTTGGAGGCCGCGCTCGTGCTCCATTCCTTAATTGAGACCATCGATGAACGCTGAGCCTGATACCGCCAGCGCGCCCTGGGCCAGGGCCCTAGAGGCGTTAGAGCGTCGGGGCCGCAGGCGCAGGATGCGAATAGTCGATCTTGGAGAGGACGGCCGCTGGGTGGTTGACGGCCGGCCCGTAATCCACCTCTCCAGCAACGACTACCTGGGTCTCGCCCGACACCCGGCCGTGTTGGAGGCTGCCGAGGCGGCCCTTCGCCGCTGGGGGGCCAGCGCGTCATCGGCCCGGCTCATCGCGGGGAACCTCGAGCCTCACCGGGAGATCGAGGAGGCCCTGGCGGCGTTCGAAGGGACCGAGGCGGCCCTGCTATACTCGACGGGCTACATGGCCAACGTCGGGGTCATCGGCGCGATCGTCGGGCCGGGCGATGCGGTTTACTCCGACGAGCTCAACCACGCCTCCCTGATCGATGGCTGTAGGCTGGCGGGAGCAAAGCTACGGACCTATCCCCACGCCGACGCCGGGGCCTTGGAGGCGATGCTGGCTGAAGATGAAGAGGCAGGCCGGTATCGAAGGCGGCTTCTCGCCACCGACGGGCTTTTCAGCATGGATGGAGACGTTGCTCCCCTGGCCTCCCTGGTAGATATAAAGGAGAGGTACGGCTGCTGGATGCTGGTCGACGAGGCCCACGCCACGGGGGTCCTGGGGGAGGGGGGTCGCGGGAGCATCGAGCAGTGCGGGGTGAGCGGCCGGGTGGAGTTCGTCGTGGGCACCCTGGGAAAAAGCCTGGGGAGCTTCGGCGCCTACGTGGCCGCCGAGCGGGACGCCATTGACTACCTGGTAAATCGGTCGAGGAGCTTCATCTTCACCACCGCTCCTCCTCCGCCGGTTGTAGCAGCCGCCCGGGCCGCCCTTGCGGTGCTCGAGGCCGAGCCCGAACGAAGGGAGCGCCTCTGGGAGAACATCCGCCGGATGGCAGGGGGCCTTGAGGCCATAGGCGCCGAGACGATGGGATCCACCACACAGATTTTTCCCCTCCTTGTGGGCGGCGACGCCGAGGCCATGGCCTTCAGCGACGCTCTTTTGGAGGCGGGGCTCTTCGCCCAGGGGATTCGGCCGCCGACGGTGCCCAAGGGGACGGCGCGCCTTCGCCTCACCGTGACGGCGGCTCTGGGGTCGGACGAGATCGGCCGCGCCCTTGAGATTATTGAGAAGGTGGGCAGGCGGCAGGGGGTGATTCGTTGAGCCGGGGCGAGGAGCACCCTTTGGAGCGGGCCGACAAGGCCTACGTCTGGCATCCCTTCACGCAGATGTCCGAGTGGGCGGCCGAGAGGCCCATTATCATCGAGAGCGGCGAAGGGGCGACCCTGACCGACATCCACGGGGTCACGTACCTCGACGGGGTGAGCTCCCTCTGGGTCACCGTTCACGGCCACCGCCACCCGGAGATCGACCAGGCCATACGCGACCAGCTCGATAAGGTGGCTCACTCCACCCTGCTGGGGTTGGGCAACGTTCCGGCCGTGGAGTTCGCCGAGGCCCTCGTCGCCGAAGCCCCACCGGGCCTCACCAAAGTCTTCTACTCCGACGACGGCTCCACGGCGGTCGAGGTGGCCCTCAAGATGGCTTTTCAGTACTGGCGGCGTCGGGAGCCGGAGAGCCGCCGCACCCGCTTCGTGAGCCTTAGGGGCGGCTACCACGGCGACACCTTGGGGGGGGTGAGCGTGGGTGGCATCGACCTCTTCCATGCGGCCTTCCGCCCGCTGCTTTTTCCCACCGAGCAGATCCCTGGCCCGTACTGTTACCGTTGCGAGCTGGGGCTCACCTACCCGGAGTGTGAGCTCGCATGCGCTGAGGCCTTGGGCCCCGCGCTGGAGCGTCTTGAGGGGGAGGTGGCGGCGGTCATCGTCGAGCCGGTGGTCCAGGGCGCTGCGGGGATGGTCACCGCCCCGCCCGGGCACCTTCGCAAAATTCGTGAGCTCTGTGATGCTCACGGGACCTTGCTCATCTGTGACGAGGTGGCGACGGGGTTCGGCCGCACGGGGACCATCTTTGCCTGCGAGCAAGATGGGGTGAGTCCCGACATCCTTTGTTTGGCCAAGGGTATCACGGGGGGCTACCTTCCCCTCGCCGCGACCCTTGTGACCGAAGAGATTTACGAGGCCTTCCTCGGGTCATATGAGGATCAGAAGACCTTTTTCCACGGCCACTCCTATACGGGCAACCCCTTGGGGTGCGCGGCCGGGCTTGCGAGCCTCAGAATTCTCCAGCGCCCGGCTACAAAGGGTCATCTGAAGGCCCTTATCGAAAGGCTGGCCTTGGGGCTGGAGCGTATCCGGGGGCTGGCCCACGTAGGAGAGGTCCGCCAGCGGGGTCTGATGGTCGGCATCGAGCTGGTCCGAGACAAGGAGAGCCGAGAGCCTTACGGGTGGGAGGAACGGATGGGCATCAAGACCATTCTGGAGGCTCGCGCCCAGGGAGTCATCCTTCGTCCTCTCGGCAACGTAATCGTGCTCATGCCACCCGTGGGTATGACCCTTGAGCAGTGCGACAGGCTCCTTGAGGTGACCGAGGCCTCCATCCAGGCGGCAACAGAGGAGGAATAATAGGGGTGAGCCGGGGACTTTTTGTCACGGGGACTGATTCGGGGGTCGGAAAGACCCTCGTTGCCGGCGGCATAGCGGCGGCCCTCTCCGCCCGGGGGGTTGATGTGGGAGTGGTGAAGCCCGTCGAGAGCGGCTGCGTTCGGACCTCCAACGGGCTTTTCCCGGCCGACGCCGCCTTCCTCAAGCGGATGGCCGGCGCACAAGAGCCCTTGGAGGCCATCTGCCCTGTGCGGCTTGAGGCTCCCCTCGCCCCCGCCGTGGCAGCGGAGCGCGAAGGGGTGACGATCAGCCTTGAGGAGCTGGAGGCAGCCGTCCGGGCGGTCGCTTCGGGCCATGCCTTCACCCTGTGCGAGGGGGCCGGGGGTCTCTATGTCCCCCTCGACGACGACAGAGGATGCGTCATCCACCTTATCGAGAGAGTCGCATTTCCTGTCCTCGTTGTGGGTCGGCTGGGCCTGGGGACCATCAACCACACGACCCTTACCGTGCGGGCACTCCAGGTCGCCGGAGCGTCGGTGGCCGGAATAGTCCTCTCCCAAACCGCTCCAGTGCGAGGTCAGGCGGAGGAGACGAATCCGGGCGTGGTTGAGGGGTTGACGGGCATTCCCCTCCTGGGCGTTGTTCCCTATCTGGAGGAGTTCAGTGACGGACAACGGATAGAGCGGGGGGTCCTGGCAGGAGTCATCGAAGAGGTGCTCGACCTCAGCATGGTTTTAATGTAATATATAAGGTCAACGATTATAATTAATTGATAATTAAGATTATAACTTACCGCATAGTGGAGCATTAAATGTGACGGAGCCGATGGGGTACTTTACCTTCGTTTTGCACGCCCACCTCCCTTATGTCGTCGGCCACGGCCGTTGGCCTCACGGGATGGACTGGCTCAATGAGGCCGCGGCCGAGACCTACATACCATTGCTCAACGTCCTCTACTCCCTCGTGGATGAGGGCATCTCACCCGGGGTAACCATGGGCCTCACCCCGGTACTCTGTGAACAGCTTCGGGACGGGACCTTCATCGCCGAATTTCAGGAGTATCTGGTGATGAAGATGGAGGCGGCAGTTTCCGACGAGCGGCACTTCGCAAAGATTGGCGATGCCCCCATGTTGCGCCAGGCGTCCATTTGGCGCGATACTTACCAGGGCCTGCTTAGAGACTTCACCGAGCGCTACGGCCTGGATATCGTCGGGGCCTTCTCCGCCCTCCAGGAGGCTGGCCATATTGAGATCATTACGAGTGGGGCCACCCACGGCTACCTTCCGCTCCTAAGCCAGGACCGCTCAATCCAGGCCCAGGTTCGCCAGGGCATTCGGAGCCATGAGCGCCACTTCGGCCGACCGCCCCGGGGGATGTGGTTGCCCGAGTGCGCCTACCGGCCTGGGTACCCCTGGAAACCGCCTATTGCCGGGTTCTCCGATGAGCCGTACCCACGAAAAGGGGTGGAGGAGTTCCTGTCGGAAAACGGCATTGACTATTTCATCATCGATTCCCACATGCTCAAGGGCGGCCGCCCCATTGGCGTCTACCTATCCCGCTTCGAGGCCCTAAAGCAGCTATGGGGCCAGTTTGAGAAGTCTTACCAGCCGCTGCCCGAGGACGTGACGAAGACGGCCTACGAACCCTTCCTCGTCTCATCCAGCCTGAAAAGCCAGAGGCCCGTGGCCGTATTCACTCGTGACCCGGAGACCGGCGTTCAGGTTTGGAGCGGGGAGGCGGGGTACCCGGGTGACGGCAGCTACCTCGATTTCCACAAGAAACGCTTCCCCGGTGGGCTTCGCTATTGGAAGGTCACGGGCCCCAAGACCGACATGGCCGACAAGGAGGTTTACGATAATGGGGCCGTCGAGGCGCGGATTAAGGAAAACGCCTCCCACTTCGTCGGGCTCGTTAAGGGTGTATTATCGAAGCACCGCTCCGAGGCTGGAAGCCCCGGCATCCTTACGGCCCCCTTCGATGCGGAGCTCCTCGGACATTGGTGGTTCGAGGGCCCCCGGTGGCTCTATTATGTCCTTAAGTGGTTGGCTGCCGACCCGGAGCTGGAGCTCACCACCTGCGGGAAATATCTCGAGAGGCGCCCGACGAAAACGGAAATCTCCATCCCCGAGGGTTCGTGGGGCGAGGGAGGCTTCCACTGGATTTGGCTCAACGAGTGGACCGAGTGGAGCTGGAGACACATCTACGCTGCCGAGGAGCGTATGATGAAGATTGCCGGGGATTATGCCGACAGGACCGAGGACTCGTACCTCCAGCGGATTCTCAAGCAGGCCGCCCGCGAGCTGCTTCTCCTCCAGGCCTCCGACTGGCAGTTTCTCATATCCACCTGGAGCGCCAGGGACTACGCTGAGCTTCGGCTCGCCTTGCATGCCGAGGACTTCAATCGTTTGGCCGCGATGGCTGAAAGCATGGGCAGTGGGAAGGGGCTTGGCGAAGGCGATGAGGCGTTTCTGGAAGCTTGTGAGGCGCGAGATAAGCTATTCCCTGACATTGATCCTCAATGGTGGGCCCGCCTGGATTATCCGGCGGGGGAAGAGTAGGGTGGCGACTTTTTCCACAACATATTGTGGAAAAACACGGAAATCCGTGGAAAAAACGCAATATATAGCAGTTTCCCTTGACAAAGAAGGCGTCCCCGATTATATTGTTGAACATTCGGCGCACTCGAAGCAACCTTTCGTGTAGACGTCTTATGGCCAC from Nitrospinota bacterium carries:
- a CDS encoding HU family DNA-binding protein is translated as MTKAELVSLLANECGITKAKAGQAVDYIVNSIQTTLGGGGRIALAGLGTFGISNRAARMGRNPQTGQPIHIPARRVPTFKAAKALKNAAS
- the bioD gene encoding dethiobiotin synthase translates to MSRGLFVTGTDSGVGKTLVAGGIAAALSARGVDVGVVKPVESGCVRTSNGLFPADAAFLKRMAGAQEPLEAICPVRLEAPLAPAVAAEREGVTISLEELEAAVRAVASGHAFTLCEGAGGLYVPLDDDRGCVIHLIERVAFPVLVVGRLGLGTINHTTLTVRALQVAGASVAGIVLSQTAPVRGQAEETNPGVVEGLTGIPLLGVVPYLEEFSDGQRIERGVLAGVIEEVLDLSMVLM
- the bioF gene encoding 8-amino-7-oxononanoate synthase, with the translated sequence MNAEPDTASAPWARALEALERRGRRRRMRIVDLGEDGRWVVDGRPVIHLSSNDYLGLARHPAVLEAAEAALRRWGASASSARLIAGNLEPHREIEEALAAFEGTEAALLYSTGYMANVGVIGAIVGPGDAVYSDELNHASLIDGCRLAGAKLRTYPHADAGALEAMLAEDEEAGRYRRRLLATDGLFSMDGDVAPLASLVDIKERYGCWMLVDEAHATGVLGEGGRGSIEQCGVSGRVEFVVGTLGKSLGSFGAYVAAERDAIDYLVNRSRSFIFTTAPPPPVVAAARAALAVLEAEPERRERLWENIRRMAGGLEAIGAETMGSTTQIFPLLVGGDAEAMAFSDALLEAGLFAQGIRPPTVPKGTARLRLTVTAALGSDEIGRALEIIEKVGRRQGVIR
- the bioA gene encoding adenosylmethionine--8-amino-7-oxononanoate transaminase yields the protein MSEWAAERPIIIESGEGATLTDIHGVTYLDGVSSLWVTVHGHRHPEIDQAIRDQLDKVAHSTLLGLGNVPAVEFAEALVAEAPPGLTKVFYSDDGSTAVEVALKMAFQYWRRREPESRRTRFVSLRGGYHGDTLGGVSVGGIDLFHAAFRPLLFPTEQIPGPYCYRCELGLTYPECELACAEALGPALERLEGEVAAVIVEPVVQGAAGMVTAPPGHLRKIRELCDAHGTLLICDEVATGFGRTGTIFACEQDGVSPDILCLAKGITGGYLPLAATLVTEEIYEAFLGSYEDQKTFFHGHSYTGNPLGCAAGLASLRILQRPATKGHLKALIERLALGLERIRGLAHVGEVRQRGLMVGIELVRDKESREPYGWEERMGIKTILEARAQGVILRPLGNVIVLMPPVGMTLEQCDRLLEVTEASIQAATEEE
- a CDS encoding DUF1957 domain-containing protein, coding for MTEPMGYFTFVLHAHLPYVVGHGRWPHGMDWLNEAAAETYIPLLNVLYSLVDEGISPGVTMGLTPVLCEQLRDGTFIAEFQEYLVMKMEAAVSDERHFAKIGDAPMLRQASIWRDTYQGLLRDFTERYGLDIVGAFSALQEAGHIEIITSGATHGYLPLLSQDRSIQAQVRQGIRSHERHFGRPPRGMWLPECAYRPGYPWKPPIAGFSDEPYPRKGVEEFLSENGIDYFIIDSHMLKGGRPIGVYLSRFEALKQLWGQFEKSYQPLPEDVTKTAYEPFLVSSSLKSQRPVAVFTRDPETGVQVWSGEAGYPGDGSYLDFHKKRFPGGLRYWKVTGPKTDMADKEVYDNGAVEARIKENASHFVGLVKGVLSKHRSEAGSPGILTAPFDAELLGHWWFEGPRWLYYVLKWLAADPELELTTCGKYLERRPTKTEISIPEGSWGEGGFHWIWLNEWTEWSWRHIYAAEERMMKIAGDYADRTEDSYLQRILKQAARELLLLQASDWQFLISTWSARDYAELRLALHAEDFNRLAAMAESMGSGKGLGEGDEAFLEACEARDKLFPDIDPQWWARLDYPAGEE